One window of the Solanum stenotomum isolate F172 chromosome 11, ASM1918654v1, whole genome shotgun sequence genome contains the following:
- the LOC125844609 gene encoding ethylene-responsive transcription factor 10-like — MPRSRYKADNKDPFQRRHSVWLKTSDASEKAARAYDTAARRYHGHKAVTKFPQDNLRDFLEKSSCKNVNDDNNDNSNLMLQIQTNVFRSSFERGCGGTNNDCSTVPLNLEITLALSKSM, encoded by the coding sequence AAGATCCCTTCCAGAGGAGACACTCTGTCTGGCTCAAGACTTCTGATGCATCAGAAAAAGCTGCTAGGGCTTACGATACAGCAGCGAGGAGGTATCACGGCCACAAAGCTGTAACAAAATTTCCTCAAGATAACCTCAGAGATTTTCTCGAGAAGTCTAGTTGTAAGAATGTCAATGatgataataatgataattCCAATCTTATGCTCCAAATTCAGACCAATGTTTTCAGGTCATCTTTCGAACGAGGCTGTGGTGGCACTAACAACGACTGCAGTACTGTGCCTCTCAATCTTGAGATCACCCTTGCACTGTCCAAGAGCATGTGA